One genomic segment of Arachis duranensis cultivar V14167 chromosome 4, aradu.V14167.gnm2.J7QH, whole genome shotgun sequence includes these proteins:
- the LOC107483268 gene encoding primase homolog protein isoform X2, whose protein sequence is MSVIQNLWLCCPRTQPLLFKILPRIYVSLSPRGSTIWCHSMSHATKVSSFPDGVEQVVDNNALGVPKVEILKQKMELLGINLDNSCLPGQYHNLFCPKCKGGKLKERSLSFHIIPDCEFAMWRCFRAKCGWAGRVFAKDSNLHGYGQMTEESLGLEPLGPKLIAYFKERQISEKTLSRNAVRQMSESKEIIAFTYKQNGLLVGCKFRTMEKRFWQVKGTEKMLYGIDEINHASEVIIVEGEIDKLSLEEAGFQNCVSVPGGAPGKVSKDLPPIEKDTAYQYLWNCKEYFDKVVRIILATDNDPPGRALADELAKRLGQERCWQVHWPKKDDTNCFKDANEVLKYMGADTLKRIVENAEPYTIAH, encoded by the exons ATGTCAGTGATTCAGAATCTGTGGCTTTGTTGTCCTCGCACCCAACCCCTTTTATTCAAGATACTCCCAAGAATCTATGTATCATTGTCACCAAGAGGAAGCACTATTTGGTGCCATTCAATGTCTCACGCCACCAAAGTTTCCTCTTTTCCAG ATGGTGTGGAGCAAGTTGTGGACAATAATGCCCTTGGTGTTCCAAAAGTGGAGATATTGAAGCAGAAAATGGAGCTTCTTGGTATCAACTTGGACAACTCTTGTTTGCCCGGGCAGTACCATAACCTCTTTTGTCCAAAG TGCAAAGGTGGGAAACTAAAGGAGAGGAGTTTGTCTTTTCACATCATCCCTGATTG TGAATTCGCAATGTGGAGGTGTTTTCGAGCTAAATGCGGCTGGGCTGGTCGG GTTTTTGCAAAGGATAGCAACTTGCACGGTTATGGACAAATGACTGAAGAGAGCTTAGGATTGGAACCACTTGGTCCCAAG CTGATTGCATACTTTAAGGAGAGACAAATATCCGAAAAAACGCTAAGCAGAAATGCTGTCAGGCAAATGTCTGAGAGTAAG GAAATCATTGCTTTTACTTATAAACAGAATGGATTGCTTGTTGGTTGCAAGTTTAGAACAATGGAGAAAAGATTTTGGCAG GTAAAAGGCACTGAGAAGATGCTGTATGGAATTGATGAAATTAATCATGCCTCTGAAGTCATCATT GTTGAGGGGGAAATTGATAAGCTTTCACTTGAGGAGGCTGGCTTCCAGAATTGTGTCAGTGTTCCAGGGGGTGCACCTGGAAAAGTTTCAAAAGATTTACCACCAATAGAAAAG GATACTGCATATCAGTACCTGTGGAACTGCAAAGAGTACTTCGACAAG GTAGTTCGCATCATCCTGGCAACTGACAATGATCCACCAGGTCGAGCTTTAGCAGATGAGCTGGCAAAACGCCTTGGACAAGAAAG GTGTTGGCAAGTACATTGGCCAAAGAAAGATGATACCAACTGTTTCAAAGATGCAAATGAG GTTCTCAAGTACATGGGAGCTGATACTTTGAAGAGAATAGTTGAAAATGCAGAGCCATATACAATTGCACACTAG
- the LOC107483268 gene encoding primase homolog protein isoform X1: MSVIQNLWLCCPRTQPLLFKILPRIYVSLSPRGSTIWCHSMSHATKVSSFPDGVEQVVDNNALGVPKVEILKQKMELLGINLDNSCLPGQYHNLFCPKCKGGKLKERSLSFHIIPDCEFAMWRCFRAKCGWAGRVFAKDSNLHGYGQMTEESLGLEPLGPKLIAYFKERQISEKTLSRNAVRQMSESKFMQEIIAFTYKQNGLLVGCKFRTMEKRFWQVKGTEKMLYGIDEINHASEVIIVEGEIDKLSLEEAGFQNCVSVPGGAPGKVSKDLPPIEKDTAYQYLWNCKEYFDKVVRIILATDNDPPGRALADELAKRLGQERCWQVHWPKKDDTNCFKDANEVLKYMGADTLKRIVENAEPYTIAH; encoded by the exons ATGTCAGTGATTCAGAATCTGTGGCTTTGTTGTCCTCGCACCCAACCCCTTTTATTCAAGATACTCCCAAGAATCTATGTATCATTGTCACCAAGAGGAAGCACTATTTGGTGCCATTCAATGTCTCACGCCACCAAAGTTTCCTCTTTTCCAG ATGGTGTGGAGCAAGTTGTGGACAATAATGCCCTTGGTGTTCCAAAAGTGGAGATATTGAAGCAGAAAATGGAGCTTCTTGGTATCAACTTGGACAACTCTTGTTTGCCCGGGCAGTACCATAACCTCTTTTGTCCAAAG TGCAAAGGTGGGAAACTAAAGGAGAGGAGTTTGTCTTTTCACATCATCCCTGATTG TGAATTCGCAATGTGGAGGTGTTTTCGAGCTAAATGCGGCTGGGCTGGTCGG GTTTTTGCAAAGGATAGCAACTTGCACGGTTATGGACAAATGACTGAAGAGAGCTTAGGATTGGAACCACTTGGTCCCAAG CTGATTGCATACTTTAAGGAGAGACAAATATCCGAAAAAACGCTAAGCAGAAATGCTGTCAGGCAAATGTCTGAGAGTAAG TTTATGCAGGAAATCATTGCTTTTACTTATAAACAGAATGGATTGCTTGTTGGTTGCAAGTTTAGAACAATGGAGAAAAGATTTTGGCAG GTAAAAGGCACTGAGAAGATGCTGTATGGAATTGATGAAATTAATCATGCCTCTGAAGTCATCATT GTTGAGGGGGAAATTGATAAGCTTTCACTTGAGGAGGCTGGCTTCCAGAATTGTGTCAGTGTTCCAGGGGGTGCACCTGGAAAAGTTTCAAAAGATTTACCACCAATAGAAAAG GATACTGCATATCAGTACCTGTGGAACTGCAAAGAGTACTTCGACAAG GTAGTTCGCATCATCCTGGCAACTGACAATGATCCACCAGGTCGAGCTTTAGCAGATGAGCTGGCAAAACGCCTTGGACAAGAAAG GTGTTGGCAAGTACATTGGCCAAAGAAAGATGATACCAACTGTTTCAAAGATGCAAATGAG GTTCTCAAGTACATGGGAGCTGATACTTTGAAGAGAATAGTTGAAAATGCAGAGCCATATACAATTGCACACTAG
- the LOC107483268 gene encoding primase homolog protein isoform X3: MSVIQNLWLCCPRTQPLLFKILPRIYVSLSPRGSTIWCHSMSHATKVSSFPDGVEQVVDNNALGVPKVEILKQKMELLGINLDNSCLPGQYHNLFCPKCKGGKLKERSLSFHIIPDCEFAMWRCFRAKCGWAGRVFAKDSNLHGYGQMTEESLGLEPLGPKLIAYFKERQISEKTLSRNAVRQMSESKVKGTEKMLYGIDEINHASEVIIVEGEIDKLSLEEAGFQNCVSVPGGAPGKVSKDLPPIEKDTAYQYLWNCKEYFDKVVRIILATDNDPPGRALADELAKRLGQERCWQVHWPKKDDTNCFKDANEVLKYMGADTLKRIVENAEPYTIAH, from the exons ATGTCAGTGATTCAGAATCTGTGGCTTTGTTGTCCTCGCACCCAACCCCTTTTATTCAAGATACTCCCAAGAATCTATGTATCATTGTCACCAAGAGGAAGCACTATTTGGTGCCATTCAATGTCTCACGCCACCAAAGTTTCCTCTTTTCCAG ATGGTGTGGAGCAAGTTGTGGACAATAATGCCCTTGGTGTTCCAAAAGTGGAGATATTGAAGCAGAAAATGGAGCTTCTTGGTATCAACTTGGACAACTCTTGTTTGCCCGGGCAGTACCATAACCTCTTTTGTCCAAAG TGCAAAGGTGGGAAACTAAAGGAGAGGAGTTTGTCTTTTCACATCATCCCTGATTG TGAATTCGCAATGTGGAGGTGTTTTCGAGCTAAATGCGGCTGGGCTGGTCGG GTTTTTGCAAAGGATAGCAACTTGCACGGTTATGGACAAATGACTGAAGAGAGCTTAGGATTGGAACCACTTGGTCCCAAG CTGATTGCATACTTTAAGGAGAGACAAATATCCGAAAAAACGCTAAGCAGAAATGCTGTCAGGCAAATGTCTGAGAGTAAG GTAAAAGGCACTGAGAAGATGCTGTATGGAATTGATGAAATTAATCATGCCTCTGAAGTCATCATT GTTGAGGGGGAAATTGATAAGCTTTCACTTGAGGAGGCTGGCTTCCAGAATTGTGTCAGTGTTCCAGGGGGTGCACCTGGAAAAGTTTCAAAAGATTTACCACCAATAGAAAAG GATACTGCATATCAGTACCTGTGGAACTGCAAAGAGTACTTCGACAAG GTAGTTCGCATCATCCTGGCAACTGACAATGATCCACCAGGTCGAGCTTTAGCAGATGAGCTGGCAAAACGCCTTGGACAAGAAAG GTGTTGGCAAGTACATTGGCCAAAGAAAGATGATACCAACTGTTTCAAAGATGCAAATGAG GTTCTCAAGTACATGGGAGCTGATACTTTGAAGAGAATAGTTGAAAATGCAGAGCCATATACAATTGCACACTAG